The genome window TATCGCTGTTTCTACAGAGTTCtggaaaggatttttttttttttactgagacTTTGGTCTTTTAGTCCACAACAAAGAGCATTTCTGACTTGGTTTgtcaacacaaatacaaagcTCTTCACTATATATACTGCTCGTGATCGACGACCTCGCCGGTAAGCTGCGTTCAATGATCTGAGCACGTCTGGGTCCGAGGGGGTAAAACAAATAGGAAACTACGTGTGTATATTTACGTAATGTATTCTGTTAATGCTTCAGATTACATCCTGCAAATGAGAAGtgttttcaaaatgttattGTAGCGATAAAGTTGTTGGTAGAAAGGAGGGAGTAGAGGCGTGACACATTTAGCAGTGACCTAATAGTTTCCTAATGACAGTTAATGTTTAATCAGGCCTCTCCAGTAACGTGTATGAAACAAGGCGGTGGTGGTTTTTCTTCCCGCTAGATTTGCCACGGCTGTGTTTAACAGGACGGTCGACCTTGCAGACGGATTCCCTTCCATCAGGTTGGTACGGTTCTACTCAGCGATGGTGGCGAATCACTTGAGCCGGATGCCGTCGCGGATAACTCGCCGTTGACTGACGATCATTTGTGTTCTCGCGCTCCCGTCAGCCATTGCGGCGCTTACCCCCCTCAGAGATGCTTCCTCTCCCAGATCTGCAGCACCTGCTCTGTTTTAGGTAAACGCGCACATCTTCTAACCTCAATCCAAAGTGGACCCTGTTTTTTCTTTACGTATCCCGTCCATTAAGTGACAGTTCGAGCGTCTTCTGCCCTGGTCTGTCTCCACGTCGGTCTCTCTTAGCTCTGTGGATCGTGGTCCTCCGTTTCAAGCAGGTTAGCGGCCGAGGCATCCGCAGGAATGCCAACATAGCCAGCTTCGTTTTGGGCTTGATCTCGTGCGTGGGCCTCTCCATCGTCGGCAGCTTCCAGGTAACGACTCTCGAGAATGGGCGACGGTGGCGCGTGGAGCAGAGAGGGCGCGCCCtctgaaccccggctgctccatgtcccacgttgaagtgtccctgagcaagtcaCCCAACCCCTGATTGcttcccgggcaaaatgtaaaaccatcgGTTCAAAAtgcaatgacatgtaatgtaaaagaagtGCTGACTCAGGTCTCTTCTCCGTCCGTCCAGGTAACCACTTTCTACAGTGTTCACCTTTTGGGAGCGTTCCTAGCTTTCTTTCTGGGCTTGGCCTACTTCTGGATCCAGCTGTTTCTAACCGTGCCGTCTCCAGACCGAAGGTGGGTCGAGCCCGCCAAGGCCACCTGCTGCTTCCTGTGCACCGGCCTGATCATCGCTTGTATCCTGCCAAACGCGTGCTGTGAGAAGCAAACGGCTTCCGCAGATTGGAAACACAAGCTGTGCTTTTATTGCTTATTGGGAATACAAGGAATCCTTAAGGAGTGTGTGATTGTTGCAGCCACAGTGGTAATGCAGAGTTATTCATCACCAATGGGATCTAAATGTGTTCATTCATACATACAGAGGCAGGCTtgggaaagtgtgtccaaactttcgACTGGTACTGAATTTTTGAACTGGATGTTTAACAATTGAGCTGAGCTTTCAATTTTTACCTAGGCAATTTTAAATCAACTATTAACCCAACAAATCATCTGTTTATAGTTCTAGCTCACTACTTCAGCTATTGTCCATTATTTTTAGCCGCACTAACAATTTGTCCCTGTTGGTAACTGTTGAGAAGTCGAACTACTAAAAGATGTTAAAACTGCCTTTATTTCTGAAAGAgggatatttttaaatgacagaTTTAGCTGACGTTTATTGTCAGCGTTCATTTATAAAGCGTGTTGTGAAAAGTCCTTCACATTGTTTGAGACCACAAACCAGGACCGGAAACTACAGACAGAGGGGCACAAGAGGAAAGGGCTTagaacgcgcgcgcacacacacacacacacacacacacgtaaaccaCGTGCAAATCTTCTCAAAGAACCCGCAAGCTAAATATATGCAAGCCAAAGCATATTTCAACAACCATTTGGATTGAGTGTATTTAATGTCACGCTCCTTGACCCGTGGTCCCCTCCTCCAGTGGGGGTCCTCTACAACACAGGCTTTCCCTCCGTGGCCGCCATGTGCGAATGGGCCTTTGTCATGTTGATCTTCTGCCTCTTTGGGCTTTTCGCGCCCGAGTTCAGGCACATCGACGGCCGCGACCCCTCGGAGCAGAACCCAGCTGTGGCGAACGAGCTCGGCGTAGCAGAGACGTATGATTATGTCTCACACGCGCTCAGCTGAATCGCCCGAGGTTACTGAACATCcctgtttcctttttgtctttagcGTCGTCACAATGCCTGTGCATTAGTTTACATGTTCTGTGTCTGATATGCCAAACTGCGTTTTTACATTTGCTATTTTATTCTTCAATAATTTTAGGATTGAGCAATATTCCTTATGACAACGTGATACTTTAACCTTTTTATCTCATACTATGTACCTTTctatttctttaaaatgattAATCATTTGACTGAGGCTAATGAACTGTAAtaaatgtgcacaaacacacggtgGCACCATTCCACTATTATTGAATCTGTGCTTTGATGTCTATTcaacaatgtaatgtaacaaagtATCTATGGATCGTACTCCCAGACCTCCCTCTCTCCGCACTGTATTTCTTGTTCTTTAATAAAATCCCTGAGAATACCAGGAAAAGTCtgctctttgtctccctccctctccacctgCCAGCTGGATGTGATACAATAGAGGACGGGGAATAGAAACGGAGGATGGAGTTGTGCAGGAAAGGTTTTGTTCGCGAGAGGCAAAACAGTTTCCTTATGACATAATGCACAATGAGACCTGTAACTCACTGTTTGAAACGTTTGAGCTTTGCAAAAATGATTATAGTACAAAATAACTCATATCTTTGATCACGTGTAAACTGCTCATTGAACACCCTTCACAGCGGCAGTAACTACACTGACCAGCGGGGGCGCCGCGGAGCGATCAGTAATCCTGATGGGAAAACCGAACCCTGGCACCGTGCCAGCATGTTTTGGGGAAGATGCCTCTAGTTTAGACAGAGGTTCGACATTCAATGTGATCGGTCAGGGCCATTTGGG of Gasterosteus aculeatus chromosome 11, fGasAcu3.hap1.1, whole genome shotgun sequence contains these proteins:
- the tmem150b gene encoding modulator of macroautophagy TMEM150B isoform X1; the protein is MWQWALLPLGLAAFGTVGIWIVFATAVFNRTVDLADGFPSISHCGAYPPQRCFLSQICSTCSVLALWIVVLRFKQVSGRGIRRNANIASFVLGLISCVGLSIVGSFQVTTFYSVHLLGAFLAFFLGLAYFWIQLFLTVPSPDRRWVEPAKATCCFLCTGLIIACILPNACCEKQTASADWKHKLCFYCLLGIQGILKECVIVAATVVMQSYSSPMGSKCVHSYIQRQAWESVSKLSTGTEFLNWMFNN
- the tmem150b gene encoding modulator of macroautophagy TMEM150B isoform X3, with translation MWQWALLPLGLAAFGTVGIWIVFATAVFNRTVDLADGFPSISHCGAYPPQRCFLSQICSTCSVLALWIVVLRFKQVSGRGIRRNANIASFVLGLISCVGLSIVGSFQVTTFYSVHLLGAFLAFFLGLAYFWIQLFLTVPSPDRRWVEPAKATCCFLCTGLIIACFPSVAAMCEWAFVMLIFCLFGLFAPEFRHIDGRDPSEQNPAVANELGVAETYDYVSHALS
- the tmem150b gene encoding modulator of macroautophagy TMEM150B isoform X2 gives rise to the protein MWQWALLPLGLAAFGTVGIWIVFATAVFNRTVDLADGFPSISHCGAYPPQRCFLSQICSTCSVLALWIVVLRFKQVSGRGIRRNANIASFVLGLISCVGLSIVGSFQVTTFYSVHLLGAFLAFFLGLAYFWIQLFLTVPSPDRRWVEPAKATCCFLCTGLIIALGVLYNTGFPSVAAMCEWAFVMLIFCLFGLFAPEFRHIDGRDPSEQNPAVANELGVAETYDYVSHALS